From Topomyia yanbarensis strain Yona2022 chromosome 1, ASM3024719v1, whole genome shotgun sequence, one genomic window encodes:
- the LOC131676502 gene encoding ubiquitin-like protein 5 has product MLEITCNDRLGKKVRVKCNPDDTIGDLKKLIAAQTGTRYDKIVLKKWYTIFKDNIKLSDYEIHDGMNLELYYQ; this is encoded by the exons ATGCTGGAAATAACTTGCAATGATCGGCTTGGCAAGAAG GTTCGCGTGAAATGTAATCCGGACGACACGATCGGAGATCTGAAGAAGCTGATTGCCGCCCAAACCGGCACCCGGTATGACAAAATCGTGCTGAAAAAGTGGTACACCATCTTCAAGGATAACATTAAACTATCGGACT aTGAGATTCACGACGGAATGAACCTGGAACTGTACTATCAGTAG